ATCCTCGAGCGCCTCGAGACTTCCAACCCAGAACTCGGGGACCGGGTCGTCGGGGATACGTTCGACGGCCTCCTCGTACGTCATCGTGTCGACGCTGGCCTTCGTCATCGCTCTGGTTCGATGAATCGACGCGGCTTAACTCTTCGGCTCACGCGAACGTCACCGACGTTCGGGGGCCGGTAGCCGTCGCCTCCTGGAGTGTTCACGCTAGCAACGGCGGCGAGTCGCGCGGGAACCGTCTGTCTATCGAGTCGAGAGTCGGGGAGTCGAAAGTTGAGCATCGAGTATCGAGTATCAAGAGTCGAGTATCAAGAGTCGAGTATCGACGTCGAGTAGGAGGATTTATTCATCGGGCTTCCGTCTGCGAAAGCGTATGGAAGAAATCAGTACCGACGACGCACCCGCCAGTATCGGCCCGTACTCACAGGCGATGGTCCACGGCGACACGGTCTACGTCTCCGGACAGGGGCCAGCGAACCCCGAATCGAGGGAAGTCGAAGTCGACGACATTCGAGACCAGACAGCCCAGACCCTCGAGAACATCGGCGCCATCCTGGAGGCGGCGGGGACGTCGCTCGACAACGTGATCAAGGCCAACGTGTACGTCACCGACATGGACAACTACGACGCGGTCAACGAGGTGTACGCCGAGTACCTGTCCGAACCGTTCCCAGCACGTTGTGCGGTCGAGGTGTCGGACCTCCCGATCGACATCGGCGTCGAAATCGAAGTCGTCGCGGCGACGTAGTAATCGTTGAAACGGCTTCGACATCGGTCGCAGGCAGTCGCCGGAACGGCTGGTTCCGGCCGTCCAGTCACGACCGAAGGGGCAACGGCGTTCACCGCCTGTTATAGTTCTCACCACCGCTTTTCACCGCCGAGTTGACTCGAAGGTCGTGGAGACGAGACGACGAACTCGATCGCATCGGCGGTCCGAACGTTCCAGCGGCGATGTCCACCCCACTTTGTCTGTTCGTCCCGTTGTAAACGGGCGTCCGGGAAAGGCGGACTACCCGACGAACGGCTCTCGGGCCCGGAGCGCGCCCGTTTCGTGCAAAGTATGGTCACGGTGACGGACCGTCGCGGAAACTGTTCGGCAGTAAGGAACGTTTATTGTGATCGAGTCCCACTGTCCGCTATGGACCAAGAAGCCCTCCCCTCCAGCGGCCGGGTGCAAGCGACGCACCTCTCGCTCGACATCCTGGACGAGATCCGTCGCCGGAACGGAGCCGGCGTGACCGAACTCGCCACTCACTTCGACCGTTCGAAGAGTACGATTCACAGCCACCTGCGGACGCTGGCTGTCGAGGGATATCTGGTCAACGAGGACGGGTTCTACACGGTCGGCCTTCGAGCCCTCCAGCTGGGCGGTCACGCCAGAGTCAAGCATCCTCTCTACAGGATGGCGAAAGACGAAGTGGACGAACTCGCGAAAGAGACGGGGGAAACGGCCAAGATCGTCGTCGAGGAGGGTGGCAAAGGCGTCTACCTCTATCAGTCCCGGTCGAAGCAGGCGGTTACGACCGACTCTCACGTGGGAACGCACGTGTTCTTGCACTCGACGGCGGTCGGAAAAGCGATTCTCGCTCACCTGGACGAATCGCGACGGGAAGCCATTCTAGACGAGTACGGACTCCCCAAAGTGACGCCGAACACGGTCACCGATCGAGGGGCGCTCACGGCTCGGCTCGAGGAAATCCGGGAGCGCGGCTTTGCGTTCGATGATGGCGAACGCATCGAAGGGCTGCGGTGCGTCGCCGCCCCGATTAAATCGGACGAAGCGGTGCTGGGGTCCATCAGTGTCTCCGGTCCGAAGAAACGAATCGACGACGAAACGTTTCGAACGACGCTCCCAGAGCTAGTACGAGATACCGCCCGTGTCATCGAAATTAACGTGACCTATTCGTAGGCATCGCCCTCTTCGCCGGTCCGTCCCGCGTTCGAGCCCTGTCGTTGAATCTCGTGTACTCGAACGAAAGATTGTGTCGTTCTCTGGTGGTCACTATCGACCCACGACAACACCGCCCGTTACTAACTTAGGTATGTAATGTTCTGGTCTCGTTCGTGACGATGATGCCAATTGGAACCCCATCTGTGGCTTTCGTTCTCCACAGAGGTGCGACCGTTCGGATAGAACGAACAATAGGCGCTGACGATGCGTTCGTCTCCAATTCGAATGGGGCCTCGTCTCCGCGGCCATCTTTCGGTGTGCTCGCTCGAGATGGACGAAGAGCGGACCGAGTTCGTGGGGTTAGGCTGACTGTCGGTCGCCAAAAACCGGGAGAGTCGGAATAGGACGCAATCTTCGTTCGGTATCAGAGAACGATCCACTCAGGAGGGAGAAGACTCGCGTTCGATCGAGACCATCCAGGAAACGACTGGACGGAGCGACGAACTGCCTGTTCAGTAGCCATCGATACGTGAGCGGTCAGTGATCGAGTTTCGACCTCGCCCAATTCGTGCTGTACGGTCGTCGTTTCGCTCGAGTTACGCCTCGAGAGAAGTCGATTCGTTCTGACTCTCGAGTCGCTCGAGGTACCGTTCGACGCGATCACGATCGTCGCTCGAGAGTTCGACGAGGGGTTCGCGGACGGGACCACCTGCCATTCCCTGTAGCTCCTGTCCGTACTTGACCACCGGCACGTTCTTCGCCGAACTGAACGCGGACCCGCCGCCGTGTTCTTCCCTGAACTCTTCGAACGGACGGAGCGCGTGTTTGATTCGTCTGGCGCGATCCCAGTCGCCGGCCGAGAGTGCCTCGTCGAGTGCGAGGACCGGCTTCGGGACGAAGTTCCCGATTCCGGTGGTGAACCCGTCCGCACCCTCGATGGCGTACGCGAGTGCGTATCGTTCGGCCACGCCATTGAGCCACTCGACGTCTCCCGAAACCGTCTGGACCAGTCGGGAGAATAGCTTGACGTCATTGACGGCATACTTTACGGCGACGACGTTGTCGATCGTCGAGAGGTCGTCGAGCACCGTCTCGCTGAGCAGGTCGCCGCGCTTGTACAGGACGATTCCGAGGTCCGTGGCCGCAGCGAGCGTACGGTAGTACTCGATCAACCCCTGCTCGTGGATGTAGGTGTGTCTCGGATACATGACCATGACGGCGTCGACCCCGGCCGTATCGTACGCCTCGATCAGTTCGACGGCGTTCTTCGCACTCCCGCCGACCCCGCCGACGACCGTCGCGTCGTCGGGGAGGGCGTCAACCGTCGATTGGATCACGTCGATCCGTTCGTCCTGGGATAGCGAGTAGTACTCGCCCGTGTTTCCACAGGGGATGAACGTCCGAGCGCCGGCGTCGTAGAGCGTTCGAGCGTTCTGCTCGATTTCTTCGTGGAGTACTCGGTCACGATCGGCGCTAAACGGCGTCGGTGTCGTGAACGCTACGCTTTGCAGACTCTCGCGTAAGTCACCGTATGCGGTAGCCATAGCAGACGTATTAGAAACTCCCATTCATTATTGTTCCGGTCAGATCGATCTTCGAAGCGTGCGGGTTCTGTGGTGGACACGCATCGAGAATGATTTTCGCGCCCGAGCGCGTGCCTAGTCCGCGCCGCCAGCGTTACGAGCAGATCGCCGGCGTTCCGAGCAGCAATTATAAATCCAGATGGTCGTAATTGGCTACCATGTCGCCGAAAGATCGCAGGGAGCGCGCCGAGGCGATTCGCACCGCCGTCGAGTCGAACCCGGAGACGGTCGACGTGGACGAGCTCGCCGACCTCCTGGTGTCCGAATCCAGGAAGGCCCGCCAGACTGCATTCGAGGCCTATCGGACCCTCGTCTCGGACCGCCCGGCGGTCGCCGACGACGTCGGTGCCCGACTCGAGTCCCACCTCACCGACGACGCGGCCGACGTTCGCGAGCGGGCGGCGTTGACGAGTGCTGCGTTCGCCGACAAACATCCTGACGTCGTCGACGGGCTGGTCCATGCGCTCCGATCGATCGGCACCGACCCGGCTGAGCCTGGGCGAGAGGCGGCCATCGTCGCCATCGCAAAACTCGCACACGTACGGCCGGCATCGATCGTCCCCGCAGTCGACGCCCTCGTCGCCATCTGTGACGATCCGGTCTCCGCACCCACGACGGGTCGGGACGAACGCGGTGGCCCCGTCGGCAAATCGGATGCGGCGGCACTACAGCCGGAACGAGAGCGGCGCGATCAGGCGCGCCTCCACGCGATCGCGGCGCTCACACTGCTTGCCGCCGACGATCCGGCAGCCGTTCGATCCGACGTCCCGTCGATCGCCTCCCTCCTCCAGGACGACCACCACCTGATTCGAGCCGGCGCCTGCGAGGTGCTCGAGGATCTCGCGACGGCGTATCCGACGTCCGTCGAGCCGTTCGCGTCAGAGCTGGCAGAGCGAGCCGCTACCGACACGAAACACCCGGTTCCGTGGCGGGCGGCGGATGCGCTCGTCGCCCTCGACGCCGAGCGACCCGAGTGCGTCGGTGAGGCGGTGGCCCCGTTCGCGAGCGACCTGTCCCGGTTTCTCGAGTCGTCGGATGTCGATCGGCGGCGGGCGGGCGTCGCGTTGGTCGCAGACGCGGCGTTGGCTCGGCCGGAATCGCTCGAGTCGATGCGCCCGACGCTTCGAGACCTGCTCTCGGACGACGACGCGTCCGTCCGGATGAACGCGGTTATTTCCCTCGGCGCCGCCGGTACCGAGAGCGATCGGTCGACCATCGCCGACCTCGCCGATTCGGATCCGGACGAACGGGTTCGGAAGACCGCTACCCGTGTCCATGGGCGGTTCGATGGGTCGCTCGACAGCGAGTAGATTCTCTCGTCATCGATCACCTGGGGAAGACCTAGCAGGGACCACGTTGCCACGCAGACAAAGTTTATATAGCTCATATTCAAACACGTACCTCAGGAAGACGAACGCAGTGAACACCGATAACACGCGACTTATCACGACCGAAATCAGATCGATGGTAACGAAATGACACAGTCTAAATCCGAACTCGAGTATCGAAACGCTACCGAGGAACCGATTCTGGAGGCACGCGACGTGTCCGTGACGTTCGACATGGATCGGGGAACGTCTCGCGTCCTCGATAACGTCAACTTCGACGTCCACCGCGACGAAATGCTCGGCATCATCGGCGAGAGTGGAAGCGGCAAGTCGATGTTCGCGTCGGCGTTGCTCAACGCGGTCGTCGAGCCGGGCGTCGCCACCGGCGAAATCACCTACCGTCCCCCTGGGGAAGAGCCCGTGGACGTCCTCTCGTTGACCGACGACCAGCTCGAGAAGTTCCGCTGGGAAGAGATCGCGATGGTGTTCCAGGGGGCCATGAGCTCGTTCAATCCGACCATGAAAATCAGGGATCACTTCGAGGAAACGATCCACGCTCACCGGGCGGACATGGACGAGCAGATGGCCCACGCCCGGCAACTTCTCGCAGACCTCTATCTCGACCCGGATCGCGTGCTCGACTCCTACCCGCACGAACTCTCCGGCGGCATGAAACAGCGCGCGCTCATCGCACTGAGTCTCGTCCTCGAGCCGCAGGTGCTGGTCATGGACGAACCGACCGCCGCGCTCGACTTGCTCATGCAGCGGTCGATCATGAACCTCCTGGACACGCTCCAGAACGAGTACGATCTGACCATCGTCTTCATCACCCACGACTTACCGCTCGTCGCCGGATTGGCGGATCGACTGGCGGTGATGTATGCGTTCGAGTTCGTCGAATACGGCCCCAGCGAGCAGATTATTCGCGAGGCGGCCCATCCGTATACGCGCGCCCTGCTGAAGTCTGTCCCGAGCGTCGACGCCCCGCTGGAGGAGATGCACCCGATCGAAGGCGAGAGCCCGGATCCGGTCGATACGCCGGCGGGGTGTTCGTACGCACCTCGCTGTCCGATCTCGACGCCGAAGTGTATCGACGAGGACCCGGGATATCACGACGTCGACGACGAACAGAAGGCGACGTGTTTCCACTGGGAACAGTCGGCTGAAGCGATTCCCTACACGCTCGGGACCGAGAACGTCGATACCCAGCTAGATCAGGCGACGGTCTCCGAGGAGGACGCCGTCGTCTCGTTGACCGACCTCGAGGTTCACTTCGACCAGTCCGGGTTCATCGACCGGCTCTTCGACAAGGACATGACGGTCCGTGCGGTCGACGACATCTCGCTCGACATCAGGGAAAACGAGGTCATCGCGCTCGTCGGCGAGTCCGGGTGCGGCAAAACGACGCTCGGGAAGACCGCCATCGGTCTCCAGGAGCCGACGGGCGGAACGGTCGCGTATCGGGGACAGGACATCTGGGAGGCCAGACGCGGCGACGGCGAGATCGACTTCGACGAGATTCGACGCTCGCTGCAGATCATCCACCAGGACCCGGGAAGCTCGCTCAACCCCAGTCGGACCGTCCGGACGAGTCTCTCGGCGCCGTTGAAGCGATGGCGACCGGACCTCAACGCCACGGATCGAGAGACCGTGGTGTACAACCTGCTCGAGCGGGTCGGCATGAAGCCGGCGGAGGACTACGCTCTCCGCTATCCCCACCAGCTATCGGGTGGGGAGAAACAGCGTGTCGTCCTCCTGCGGGCGCTCCTGATGAGTCCGGACCTCATCTTGGCCGACGAGGCCGTTAGCGCGCTAGACGTTTCGCTCCGCGTGGAGATGATGGACCTGATGCTCAACCTGCAGGAGATGTTCGATACCTCCTACCTGTTTATCTCTCACGACTTCTCGAACGCGCGGTACCTCACCGAAAAGTCCGGCGGTCGAATTGGGATCATGTACCTGGGCAACCTCGTCGAGATTGGGCCGGCGGCGGAGATAATTCACGAGCCGAAGCACCCGTACACGAAGGTGCTCCGGTGGGCGACGCCGCCCCTCGACCCGGACGCGGCGAAGAAGGCTCAGTCGACGAAACCGCCGGTTCGAGAGATCGACATCCCCGATCCGACGGATCCGCCGAGTGGCTGTCAGTTCCACACGCGCTGTCCCGAGGCCCGCGAGGTCTGTCAGCGAGAGGAACCGGCGCTCCTCGAAACCGACGGCGCCTCGATCGCGGCCTGTTTCCGGGAGGACGAGAGTCACGAGTACTGGGAGAGCGACCCCCTGTACGACGACGAGTCAGTGTCGGTCGACGAGTTGAACTGAGTTCGAGCCCGACGGCGGGGCAACTGTTTTCATGCCCCGACGAATCGTATGGCACATGGCCGGTAAATACGACAAAAGTTTCCTCGAGCACCTCTGTGACTACGAGCAGGGCTGGCGCTTTCTGTTTACGTTCTCGGTTGGGTTTCTCGGCCTCTCGGTTATCTGGCTCTACGCTGCCGAGCCAGGAAGTCCAACCTACGTCGTCACGGTGATGAACGTCGTCGGACTCTCGGTTCTCTCCCTGTTGAGCGGGTTCGTCCTGGCTCGTTGTCGGTGACGCTGGGGAACGTGGACCAGTAGTGAATTTCACGAGAAGTCATCGATCGAACCAAAAATCCACCGGTGGGACAAACTATATTAGTATCGAGACGACACTCGATAGCAGTACATGAGACAGCATCTAGACCGTACCCGTAACGCGCTCGTCTCCCTCGTGGGCGTGCTCATCGGGTTGCGATACTACTGGGAACGCATCGCCCACGCGTTCGTGACGCTTCTCGCGGTGACGACGATCACGTTCGCCCTGTTTCGGCTGATGCCCGGTAGTCCGGCCGACGCAATGCGCGCGGACTTCGAGCGTCGGCTCGCCGGAAGTGGTCAGGCCGCCGATCCTGAAGTGATCGATCAGATGATTCGAGTCCACACGGGATTCGATCCGGACAAACCCATCTACATCCAGTACGTCGAGTATCTACGGGACGTCATCATCTACCAGGACTTCGGCCAGTCGATCCAGTACGGCGACCCGGTGTTCGACATCCTGTTTGCGGCGATGCCGTGGTCCATCTTCATCAGCATCTACGGCCTGGCGTTCGGATACACCGCGAACATCCTCCTGGGAGCGGCGATGGCGTACAAGGAAGGGTCGCGTTTCGACAGCTACTCCACGGTACTCGCCACCTTTCTCAACTCGATTCCGTACTACGTCGGCGCGTTCTTCTTCCTGGCGTTTTTCGCGTACGATCTCGGCTGGTTCCCTGGAAGCGGACGGTACAGCAGGGACGTCACTGCCGGACTCAATCCCGAGTTCATGTGGAGCATCGTTCACCACGGGACGCTCCCGATCATGTCGAGTTTCATCGTCGGCTTCGGCGGCGGTGCGCTCGCGATGCGCGGCAACTCTGTACGGATCCTGGGCGAAGACTACCTTCGGGTCGCCAGATTACGGGGGATTAGCTCGAGTCGGATCGCGACCCGGTACGTCGCCCGGAACGCAATCTTGCCTCTCTACACCCAGATGATGATCGGCATCGCTGCCGTCTTCTCGAGCAGTGTCGTCCTGGAGTACATCTTCACGTATCCAGGTGTCGGCTGGTACACCTACGACGCGATCATGCGGCGTGACTATCCGCTGCTCATGGGATCTTTCCTGTTCTTCACGATCGTCACGCTCATCGGCATCCTCATCGCGGAGTTCACGTACGGAATCGTCGATCCACGAGCGGGTTCAGGTGATCAGAGTGAAGCATACTGAAGAAACGGGAACGGACGGAGGCGAACAGCTCAGCGACGACCAGTTATTCGGCCAGCTTGCCAAGGCCGACAGGGTGCAACTCTCACGGAGAGAACGGTTCGGATTGCTCCTGGACGCGTACGTGCTCACACCCGGCCGTGTCGCCTGGAGCGACTGGCGGACTCGTATCGGCATCCTCGTCATCTCGCTGTTCTTGCTTACCGGGGTAGCGGCGAAGGTATCGACCTCGAACTGGTGGTTCCTGGAACACGTGACGATCATCGAGTCTCCCGCGACGAACCAGGCGCCGACGAATCACCAGCCGTTCGACGGCGGGTTCGCCGCGATCACGGAAGAGGGCGGCTGGATCGATACGACCGCGTCGTTCCCGTGGGTCGAGTTCAACGCACCCCTGGGATCGACCAATTACGGCGAACCGATCGGCCGACAGCTGGTCCACTCGACGCCCGACATGGTCGAGATGGTCATCGCCGGCGCAGTGGTCTCCGTCGGGCTCGCGATCCTGATCGGCATCACGGCCGGCTACAAGGGCGGCAAGGTCGACTCCGTGCTAATGTCGATCACCGACATCATGATGACCATGCCCGGCATCCCGCTGGTCATCGTCATCGCGGCGATCTACCCGCCCCGCCAGGCCTGGCTCGTGGGCGTCATCCTCGCCATCGACGCCTGGCCGGGACTCGCTCGAGCGCTTCGCTCGCAAGTGCTGACGCTCCGAGAGGAGTCTTACGTCGAGGCGTCCCGGACGATGGGGATTCCCTCGACGACGATCCTGAGCCGGGACATCACGCCGCAGTTGATGCCC
This region of Natronosalvus halobius genomic DNA includes:
- a CDS encoding IclR family transcriptional regulator, which gives rise to MDQEALPSSGRVQATHLSLDILDEIRRRNGAGVTELATHFDRSKSTIHSHLRTLAVEGYLVNEDGFYTVGLRALQLGGHARVKHPLYRMAKDEVDELAKETGETAKIVVEEGGKGVYLYQSRSKQAVTTDSHVGTHVFLHSTAVGKAILAHLDESRREAILDEYGLPKVTPNTVTDRGALTARLEEIRERGFAFDDGERIEGLRCVAAPIKSDEAVLGSISVSGPKKRIDDETFRTTLPELVRDTARVIEINVTYS
- a CDS encoding Rid family detoxifying hydrolase produces the protein MEEISTDDAPASIGPYSQAMVHGDTVYVSGQGPANPESREVEVDDIRDQTAQTLENIGAILEAAGTSLDNVIKANVYVTDMDNYDAVNEVYAEYLSEPFPARCAVEVSDLPIDIGVEIEVVAAT
- a CDS encoding HEAT repeat domain-containing protein, producing MSPKDRRERAEAIRTAVESNPETVDVDELADLLVSESRKARQTAFEAYRTLVSDRPAVADDVGARLESHLTDDAADVRERAALTSAAFADKHPDVVDGLVHALRSIGTDPAEPGREAAIVAIAKLAHVRPASIVPAVDALVAICDDPVSAPTTGRDERGGPVGKSDAAALQPERERRDQARLHAIAALTLLAADDPAAVRSDVPSIASLLQDDHHLIRAGACEVLEDLATAYPTSVEPFASELAERAATDTKHPVPWRAADALVALDAERPECVGEAVAPFASDLSRFLESSDVDRRRAGVALVADAALARPESLESMRPTLRDLLSDDDASVRMNAVISLGAAGTESDRSTIADLADSDPDERVRKTATRVHGRFDGSLDSE
- a CDS encoding ABC transporter ATP-binding protein; its protein translation is MTQSKSELEYRNATEEPILEARDVSVTFDMDRGTSRVLDNVNFDVHRDEMLGIIGESGSGKSMFASALLNAVVEPGVATGEITYRPPGEEPVDVLSLTDDQLEKFRWEEIAMVFQGAMSSFNPTMKIRDHFEETIHAHRADMDEQMAHARQLLADLYLDPDRVLDSYPHELSGGMKQRALIALSLVLEPQVLVMDEPTAALDLLMQRSIMNLLDTLQNEYDLTIVFITHDLPLVAGLADRLAVMYAFEFVEYGPSEQIIREAAHPYTRALLKSVPSVDAPLEEMHPIEGESPDPVDTPAGCSYAPRCPISTPKCIDEDPGYHDVDDEQKATCFHWEQSAEAIPYTLGTENVDTQLDQATVSEEDAVVSLTDLEVHFDQSGFIDRLFDKDMTVRAVDDISLDIRENEVIALVGESGCGKTTLGKTAIGLQEPTGGTVAYRGQDIWEARRGDGEIDFDEIRRSLQIIHQDPGSSLNPSRTVRTSLSAPLKRWRPDLNATDRETVVYNLLERVGMKPAEDYALRYPHQLSGGEKQRVVLLRALLMSPDLILADEAVSALDVSLRVEMMDLMLNLQEMFDTSYLFISHDFSNARYLTEKSGGRIGIMYLGNLVEIGPAAEIIHEPKHPYTKVLRWATPPLDPDAAKKAQSTKPPVREIDIPDPTDPPSGCQFHTRCPEAREVCQREEPALLETDGASIAACFREDESHEYWESDPLYDDESVSVDELN
- a CDS encoding ABC transporter permease, with the protein product MRQHLDRTRNALVSLVGVLIGLRYYWERIAHAFVTLLAVTTITFALFRLMPGSPADAMRADFERRLAGSGQAADPEVIDQMIRVHTGFDPDKPIYIQYVEYLRDVIIYQDFGQSIQYGDPVFDILFAAMPWSIFISIYGLAFGYTANILLGAAMAYKEGSRFDSYSTVLATFLNSIPYYVGAFFFLAFFAYDLGWFPGSGRYSRDVTAGLNPEFMWSIVHHGTLPIMSSFIVGFGGGALAMRGNSVRILGEDYLRVARLRGISSSRIATRYVARNAILPLYTQMMIGIAAVFSSSVVLEYIFTYPGVGWYTYDAIMRRDYPLLMGSFLFFTIVTLIGILIAEFTYGIVDPRAGSGDQSEAY
- a CDS encoding ABC transporter permease, yielding MKHTEETGTDGGEQLSDDQLFGQLAKADRVQLSRRERFGLLLDAYVLTPGRVAWSDWRTRIGILVISLFLLTGVAAKVSTSNWWFLEHVTIIESPATNQAPTNHQPFDGGFAAITEEGGWIDTTASFPWVEFNAPLGSTNYGEPIGRQLVHSTPDMVEMVIAGAVVSVGLAILIGITAGYKGGKVDSVLMSITDIMMTMPGIPLVIVIAAIYPPRQAWLVGVILAIDAWPGLARALRSQVLTLREESYVEASRTMGIPSTTILSRDITPQLMPYILINAAQAGRSVIFESVALYFLGVLPFTTANWGIMMDTAYSEGFALVNMANFYQIFWPMMAVVIVSFGLILFSQGMDRVFNPRIRARHSKKVGGGEDQEH
- a CDS encoding dihydrodipicolinate synthase family protein yields the protein MATAYGDLRESLQSVAFTTPTPFSADRDRVLHEEIEQNARTLYDAGARTFIPCGNTGEYYSLSQDERIDVIQSTVDALPDDATVVGGVGGSAKNAVELIEAYDTAGVDAVMVMYPRHTYIHEQGLIEYYRTLAAATDLGIVLYKRGDLLSETVLDDLSTIDNVVAVKYAVNDVKLFSRLVQTVSGDVEWLNGVAERYALAYAIEGADGFTTGIGNFVPKPVLALDEALSAGDWDRARRIKHALRPFEEFREEHGGGSAFSSAKNVPVVKYGQELQGMAGGPVREPLVELSSDDRDRVERYLERLESQNESTSLEA